The Cotesia glomerata isolate CgM1 linkage group LG7, MPM_Cglom_v2.3, whole genome shotgun sequence genome segment atctttaaaaatgtcaatatttaaaaaattacagtgcaatttaacaagttattatttaataaagtaaaattttatttatttatagttcacaagtcacagcagtcacatagtgactgcaaggttgctagtacttacgagtttaattttattgaacctTTGCTAAAATAAAACCCGATAGTTATGTAACTGTATTacctaatatttatatttttaaatctctaATGACAATTATTCAGTTTAGGATCTGGGATAGAACCAGATTTAAGAGCCAGCAATTaaaatcttaataattatCGACCAGGTTAAAATCAATGCAGTTACCACCTGACACCGTCGaagtaataattgataaataataataatcgtgaGAGAAATTACCAGTTCTAAATTGAATGAATCCGTCTTTGGCGAGGAAAGCGACGTGGAGCATATTTTCAATGGTTTTTCCAAAGTCACCGGGATCGAGGATGAGCTTGAAGTAATCAATAGGCTGCTTCCCGTTGTCTTTATAAACTTTCCTGATCAGCTTGCGAAGATGATCAAGAATCGGTTTGTTGCCGTCGTTGTCAGCGTCGACCTCGACTTGGATAACGTTATCGGGACGCGTGGTGGTCACATTCGGGTCGTTCAATCTCGTGCGATTCATTCTCGCGGCAACCTGTTCGACGTAGGCATTGCGCCTCTGGCTGCTCAGTATATTTTCAGTCTTAACCGAGCCCTTGGGTCTTCCTTCGTCGTTGCTTCCGCTGTCATTCAAACTTTTGTCGCCGCTGCCGTTCTTGTCGCGCGTGTTTCTCCTCTCTCCGACGCGCATTATCTTGTTCAGCAGGTTAACGTAAGTCGCGGTGGCTTTGAACGCCGGAACGTCCTTCTGCAGCATCGACCAGTTGACATCCGCGACCGTCGTGTCCGGTAATTGCTGGACGTACTCcatctgattaaatttaaataaattagaccAACGAGTCGACTGTTTATCTTAGCAGAGACTTAAACTTACCAATTTATGAGCAAACTCCATGCTGCTGAACGTGTTGTACTCTTTGGTCAGGACTTGGGTGCAAGACTTTATGACTTTTGAAGACACGCTCATCACTTCTGAGTCCATTACCACTTCATCCTGGTTGCTGACTGTTTAAcagataattcatttttatttttttctaaatcaatttttttttttacaggacGCGAATATGCAAAAGCCAAACTAGCGTTTATAACTTGCGCAGTTAAAAATGATCAACACTGTCatgcaatatttaaaaatataaaattattacatgaTGCTGAAGTTTAACCAagcaactaattttttttaatttttataataagttaattacaataaaaaaattatttagaaaatttacactaatacttttttttttaattttcacatgtggaatttttaaattaaatttttttcataataattttattgttataaaattataaaaaaatttttacttcaaattaatttaacatgtatttaataatttcaagagttttatattaaataaattatggcaaaaaaaaattgacatgtagaaatttaactaaataaaaaatgcaattttttaaaatcaattttctagacctgattaattaaaaataaaaattaatttagcatacatttaatatttaaaaaaattttataacaaaaaattatggcaaaaaaaactaaaaaacaaaattgccatgtagaaattttaaaaaataaaaaatacaattatttaaaatcaatgttctagacctgattaattaaaaataaaaattaattcagtctataatgaatattttataacgaaaaaattatagtaaaaataactaaaaaacaaaattgccatgtagaaattttaagaaataaaaaatacaattatttaaaatcaattttctagacctgattaattaaaaataaaaattgattcagtctatattgaatattttgtaaaattttataacgaaaaaattatagtaaaaataactaaaaaacaaaattgccatgtagaaattttaaaaaataaaaaatacaattatttaaaatcaattttctagacctgattaataaaattctagACCAAAATTCTAGAcctgttaaataaaattaaacaatgccaaaatgactgctaactttatactactaaagttagccgacgtttctaattttttttttaattattatattaaaagtagttaatattttttaaaaattgcacttatagcttttcaagttttttaaaaatgaaaatttttttctttatttttttgtaataacttttttgataataaaaatttttagatgtcggctaacttaattttcatgctatttttaatgtcattatttcaaaatcaaaaaaaatgtcttctgctaattttagtgacataaattctaaatattaattaatttaaatgtattaatgaaaaataactaTTACTTTTTTCCTCCATAGAAATGTCATCGTGAATTTGATCTGCTTCCTGGAaaacattttctaaaattcCAAGTGTCGCATTTGAATTAGCATGAttttctgaaagaaaaaaattaatttaacaattttaaaaataataataattatatcaattaaaaaataataattttacgtACGTAAGCTTTGTGTTTTATCTAAAACACTTCGTAGCGCCTGTTTACGCGCCGTAGGAGTTCCAAAATTGCTTCGTCTAGAAGTTGACGAGGTTTGAGAGCCTTCTGGACTCATTAATTCTGGTGAAATCatctgatttttaattattcagcaattaaataaaatttaattaatactaattataaactttatcgtttaattgttttttttttttaaattttttaggttaGATTTGAGCTTGAGCGAGGGTCTTTTGTTCTgcgcataaaaaaaatgacagctAGAATTTTATcgcgggaaaattcaaaattgaaaacaaaattatttttatttaaaaaaaggaataattaatttttttttattatttaattaaatatttataaataattagattgagaaaaaattttttttagtcaataaaattttgtaatttaaaaaataagtttttgttTAGTTGGAGGTGGGAGTGACGTCACTTTGAAATGACAAAGAATTTCTAACCAAAAAATTCTCggagaaaaatattgtaatgaCTAAAATTCTTGTTGTGACAAATGTCTGGTAGAAAATAAATGTCTGGAGAATTTATAG includes the following:
- the LOC123269350 gene encoding EP300-interacting inhibitor of differentiation 3 isoform X1, whose product is MISPELMSPEGSQTSSTSRRSNFGTPTARKQALRSVLDKTQSLQNHANSNATLGILENVFQEADQIHDDISMEEKISNQDEVVMDSEVMSVSSKVIKSCTQVLTKEYNTFSSMEFAHKLMEYVQQLPDTTVADVNWSMLQKDVPAFKATATYVNLLNKIMRVGERRNTRDKNGSGDKSLNDSGSNDEGRPKGSVKTENILSSQRRNAYVEQVAARMNRTRLNDPNVTTTRPDNVIQVEVDADNDGNKPILDHLRKLIRKVYKDNGKQPIDYFKLILDPGDFGKTIENMLHVAFLAKDGFIQFRTDGGENLTIIPSTKAQIEEYEANKNSVTHHQNVHYLDMETWRALKDKYRVSRPMIDFD